A stretch of the Mustela nigripes isolate SB6536 chromosome X, MUSNIG.SB6536, whole genome shotgun sequence genome encodes the following:
- the EBP gene encoding 3-beta-hydroxysteroid-Delta(8),Delta(7)-isomerase: MTTNASPLHPYWPRHLRLDNFVPNDCPTWHLLAGLFSVSGVLVVTTWLLSGRAAVVPLGTWRRLSLCWFAVCGFIHMVIEGWFSLYHEDLLGDQAFLSQLWKEYAKGDSRYILSDNFTICMETITACLWGPLSLWVVIAFLRQQPLRFVLQLVVSVGQIYGDVLYFLTEQRDGFQHGELGHPLYFWFYFVFLNGLWLVLPGILVLDSVKKLAHAQSMLDTKTTKAKSKLN; this comes from the exons ATGACCACCAACGCCAGCCCCTTGCACCCATACTGGCCTCGGCACCTGAGGCTGGACAACTTTGTGCCTAATGACTGCCCCACTTGGCATCTCCTTGCGGGCCTCTTCTCCGTCTCTGGGGTCTTGGTTGTGACCACATGGCTGTTGTCAGGTCGTGCTGCAGTCGTCCCACTGGGGACTTGGCGGCGACTATCCCTGTGCTGGTTTGCAGTGTGTGGGTTCATTCACATGGTGATTGAGGGCTGGTTCAGCCTCTACCACGAAGACCTTCTTGGAGACCAAGCTTTCTTATCCCAACTCT GGAAGGAGTATGCCAAGGGAGACAGCCGATATATCCT GAGTGACAACTTCACGATATGCATGGAGACCATCACAGCTTGCCTTTGGGGACCACTCAGCCTATGGGTGGTGATCGCCTTTCTCCGCCAGCAGCCCCTCCGCTTTGTCTTACAGCTCGTGGTCTCTGTAG GTCAGATCTATGGGGATGTGCTCTATTTCCTAACAGAGCAGCGGGATGGATTCCAGCATGGGGAGCTGGGCCACCCGCTCTACTTCTGGTTTTACTTTGTCTTCTTGAACGGCCTGTGGCTGGTGCTGCCTGGAATCCTTGTGCTCGATTCTGTAAAGAAGCTTGCTCATGCCCAGAGCATGCTGGACACCAAAACCACAAAAGCCAAGAGCAAGCTGAATTAA